Proteins encoded by one window of Rhodobium gokarnense:
- a CDS encoding universal stress protein: MTKTILIPVDISQMDAAKAALRFARQTLNLGEARCVILNVMPQIPAYITAELPGELVGRTRDDTANTLSSLAMGEGLRDFQTVVRDGHAGREILDVAAELKPDLILMSSHDPGLADYFLGSVAAYVVRHAHTSVLIVRQPVK, encoded by the coding sequence ATGACAAAGACAATCCTCATTCCCGTCGACATTTCGCAGATGGACGCCGCAAAGGCGGCGCTGCGCTTTGCCCGCCAGACGCTCAATCTCGGCGAGGCACGCTGCGTGATCCTCAACGTGATGCCGCAGATCCCGGCCTACATCACCGCCGAACTGCCCGGCGAACTGGTCGGGCGGACGCGGGACGATACGGCCAATACCCTGTCCTCGCTCGCCATGGGCGAGGGGCTTCGCGACTTCCAGACGGTGGTGCGCGACGGCCATGCCGGCCGCGAGATCCTCGACGTCGCCGCGGAGCTGAAACCCGACCTCATCCTGATGTCGTCCCACGACCCGGGGCTCGCCGACTACTTCCTCGGCTCCGTCGCCGCCTATGTGGTCCGGCACGCCCACACCTCCGTGCTGATCGTGCGCCAGCCCGTGAAGTAG
- a CDS encoding cation-translocating P-type ATPase, whose translation MTAHQGSADSSENHDPPTPETVAGKVWHMLPRREVLELLQTRPSGLHADEVAARRAAFGANTLPQKGRTPLLVVYLRQFKNPLIYLLLAATVVSVAVAEWADAIFIFVVIQMNAVIGGVQEARAEASADALRHLVQNVAEVVRVGRRVRVDAADLVPGDIVRLESGTSVPADLRIFSLTELSVDESLLTGESTPVDKTPEAMARDSAPLGDRRNMLFAGATVLSGRVTGVVTATGMQTEIGRIAAALEAGDMPAPPLVAGLKRFGDVIGVATLVLIAVIGTVQFLQGLPLVTVFLVAVALAVAAIPEGLPVAITIALAIATGRMAKRNVIVRALPAVEGLGSCTLIASDKTGTLTCNELTVKRVQLFAGGMPGPVLRIGGEGFSLDGTVDVADGAGVRDLSEAERAGLRELAAAGALCNEASLSIADEKTEVVGDTVDVAFLVLAEKLGLCRADLAAERPELTLIPYEPQQRYGAIFTQGAANDEAVVHVKGAAEVVLAMCAGVDTDAALAAADRMAADGYRVLAVAGGTVPAEGAEHGGRAALRGLTFLGLVGLIDPVRPEVPAAVTACREAGIDVRMITGDHPATALAIARDLGIASEAGEVITGRQLAACGDGGADFDALVNRTRVFARIEPVQKLAIVKALQRGGHVVAVSGDGVNDAPALSAGDIGVAMGRGGTDAAREASDLVLADDNFASIVAGVEEGRIAYDNVRKLVFLLITTGLGEIVLFLFAILAGLPPPLFAVQLLWLNLVTNGIQDVALAFERGEPGVLKRKPRPPGERLFEKRMITQVAVSGVVMGGIAFGFYAVLLSWGVGEFEARNLLLLLMVLFENVHALNARSETRSILSVPFAANPFLILAIVGAQGLHIAVMHVPVLADVLQVAPISWENWALVALLAVSLVLVVEALKLLRRLGEKNSRFHMSH comes from the coding sequence ATGACCGCGCACCAGGGGTCTGCCGACAGCTCCGAAAACCATGATCCGCCGACGCCGGAAACGGTCGCCGGAAAGGTCTGGCACATGCTGCCGCGGCGCGAGGTTCTGGAGCTTTTGCAGACGCGGCCCTCCGGGCTCCATGCCGATGAAGTGGCGGCACGGCGCGCGGCCTTCGGGGCCAACACCCTGCCGCAGAAGGGCCGCACGCCGCTCCTCGTTGTCTATCTGCGCCAGTTCAAGAACCCGCTGATCTATCTGCTGCTTGCGGCCACCGTCGTCTCGGTCGCGGTCGCCGAATGGGCCGATGCGATCTTCATCTTCGTCGTCATCCAGATGAACGCGGTGATCGGCGGGGTGCAGGAGGCGCGGGCCGAGGCGAGCGCCGATGCCCTTCGCCATCTCGTCCAGAACGTCGCCGAGGTGGTGCGCGTCGGCCGGCGGGTGCGCGTCGATGCCGCCGATCTCGTGCCCGGCGACATCGTGCGGCTGGAGTCGGGGACGTCGGTGCCGGCGGACCTGCGCATCTTTTCGCTCACCGAACTCAGCGTCGACGAATCCCTCCTCACCGGAGAATCGACGCCGGTGGATAAGACGCCGGAGGCCATGGCGCGGGACAGCGCACCGCTCGGCGACCGGCGCAACATGCTGTTTGCCGGCGCGACGGTCCTGTCCGGCCGGGTCACCGGCGTCGTCACGGCAACGGGGATGCAAACGGAGATCGGCCGCATCGCGGCGGCACTGGAAGCCGGCGACATGCCGGCGCCGCCGCTGGTCGCCGGCCTGAAGCGCTTCGGCGACGTCATCGGCGTTGCGACCCTCGTCCTTATTGCCGTCATCGGCACGGTGCAGTTCCTGCAGGGCCTGCCGCTGGTCACGGTGTTCCTCGTTGCCGTCGCGCTCGCCGTGGCGGCGATCCCGGAGGGCCTGCCGGTGGCCATCACCATCGCGCTGGCGATCGCCACCGGGCGGATGGCAAAGCGCAACGTCATCGTCCGGGCGCTGCCCGCCGTCGAAGGGCTCGGCTCCTGCACGCTGATCGCCAGCGACAAGACCGGGACGCTCACCTGCAACGAACTGACGGTCAAACGGGTGCAGCTCTTTGCGGGCGGCATGCCAGGACCGGTGCTGCGCATCGGCGGCGAAGGGTTTTCCCTCGATGGGACTGTCGATGTCGCGGATGGTGCGGGCGTACGAGATCTGAGCGAGGCCGAGCGCGCCGGGCTTCGGGAGCTTGCAGCCGCCGGCGCGCTTTGCAATGAGGCGAGCCTCAGCATCGCGGACGAAAAGACAGAGGTGGTCGGCGACACGGTCGATGTCGCCTTCCTGGTGCTTGCCGAAAAACTCGGGCTTTGCCGGGCGGACCTTGCGGCGGAGAGGCCGGAACTGACGCTGATTCCTTACGAGCCACAGCAGCGCTACGGCGCGATCTTCACGCAAGGAGCGGCGAACGACGAGGCCGTCGTCCACGTCAAGGGCGCGGCGGAGGTCGTGCTTGCCATGTGTGCCGGCGTCGACACGGATGCGGCGCTTGCGGCGGCCGACAGGATGGCCGCGGATGGCTACCGGGTGCTCGCCGTTGCCGGCGGCACGGTGCCGGCGGAAGGCGCCGAACATGGCGGTCGCGCGGCGCTGCGCGGCCTCACTTTCCTGGGCCTCGTCGGGTTGATCGATCCGGTGCGCCCGGAGGTGCCGGCGGCCGTTACCGCCTGCCGGGAGGCCGGCATCGACGTGCGCATGATCACCGGCGATCACCCGGCAACGGCGCTGGCGATCGCCCGCGACCTTGGCATCGCCTCCGAGGCGGGCGAGGTGATCACCGGCCGCCAGCTTGCCGCATGCGGCGACGGCGGCGCGGACTTCGACGCGCTGGTCAACCGGACGCGGGTCTTTGCCCGCATCGAGCCGGTGCAAAAACTCGCCATCGTCAAGGCGCTGCAGCGCGGCGGCCACGTGGTGGCGGTCAGCGGCGACGGGGTCAACGATGCGCCGGCGCTGTCGGCCGGCGACATCGGCGTTGCCATGGGCCGCGGCGGCACCGATGCGGCGCGCGAGGCGTCGGACCTCGTCCTTGCCGACGACAATTTCGCCTCGATCGTCGCCGGGGTGGAGGAAGGCCGCATCGCCTACGACAATGTGCGCAAGCTGGTCTTCCTCCTCATCACCACCGGCCTTGGCGAGATCGTCCTCTTCCTCTTTGCCATCCTCGCCGGCCTGCCGCCGCCACTCTTTGCCGTGCAGCTCCTCTGGCTCAACCTCGTCACCAACGGCATCCAGGATGTGGCGCTCGCCTTCGAGCGCGGCGAGCCGGGTGTGTTGAAACGCAAGCCGCGGCCGCCGGGCGAGCGGCTGTTCGAGAAACGCATGATCACCCAGGTGGCGGTCTCCGGCGTCGTCATGGGCGGCATCGCCTTCGGTTTCTATGCCGTCCTGCTGTCGTGGGGTGTCGGCGAATTCGAGGCGCGCAACCTGCTGCTCCTGCTGATGGTGCTGTTTGAAAACGTCCACGCCCTCAATGCGCGGTCCGAGACCCGCTCCATCCTCTCCGTGCCCTTTGCGGCCAACCCGTTCCTGATCCTTGCGATCGTCGGGGCGCAGGGGCTGCACATCGCGGTGATGCACGTGCCGGTCCTTGCCGACGTGTTGCAGGTGGCGCCGATCTCCTGGGAGAACTGGGCGCTGGTGGCGCTGCTTGCCGTCTCGCTTGTGCTCGTCGTGGAAGCCCTGAAACTGCTGCGGCGCCTTGGCGAAAAGAACTCCCGCTTCCACATGTCCCATTGA
- the glpB gene encoding glycerol-3-phosphate dehydrogenase subunit GlpB codes for MEFTQNRSYSTRLAVIGSGLAGFSASIFALDRGITPYQIGNTGPLAYTTGYFDLLGYLDGAALADPWAGIARLRAEAPEHPLARVSDADVRAAFSRFCAAVTEMGISYTLSGGENLRALLPAGLSKPTLSVPATMIAGVEALAAREPALVVDFVGLPGFSAREFAANFKSIWPTLEFARLGFPEMETGAEVYPEVMARALEVPAHREALAERIRGAVREAGEVAFVGLPAILGVHAPDRVHKEMERLVGLPIFEIPTMPPAVPGLRLRELFEQVLPERGLVLAPHRKVERLELRDGGAILHFTDNFGEVTVEAEAVILATGRFLSGGLAAERGGIRETLLDLPVEQPETRADWYREDYFDPRGHAINRAGLLVDDAFRVLGPDGGPVSSRLFAAGAVLARQDWVRQRCGAGIALATAFRAVEEAAALLEERVG; via the coding sequence ATGGAGTTCACCCAGAACCGCAGTTACTCGACCAGGCTTGCCGTCATCGGCTCTGGCCTTGCCGGCTTTTCCGCCAGCATCTTTGCCCTCGACCGGGGCATCACTCCCTACCAGATCGGCAATACCGGCCCGCTCGCCTACACCACCGGCTATTTCGACCTCCTCGGATACCTCGACGGCGCAGCGCTCGCCGATCCATGGGCCGGCATTGCGCGCCTTCGTGCGGAGGCGCCGGAGCACCCGCTGGCGCGCGTCTCCGACGCGGACGTCCGGGCTGCCTTTTCCCGCTTCTGTGCGGCCGTGACGGAGATGGGGATTTCCTACACGCTTTCGGGCGGCGAAAACCTTCGCGCGCTGCTGCCGGCCGGGCTGTCGAAGCCGACGCTTTCCGTCCCGGCGACGATGATCGCCGGCGTCGAGGCGCTAGCTGCGCGCGAGCCGGCGCTGGTCGTCGATTTCGTCGGCCTGCCGGGTTTCAGCGCCCGGGAGTTCGCCGCCAATTTCAAGTCCATCTGGCCAACCCTCGAATTCGCCCGGCTCGGCTTTCCGGAGATGGAGACCGGCGCGGAGGTCTATCCGGAGGTGATGGCCCGCGCGCTGGAAGTGCCGGCGCACCGGGAGGCGCTTGCCGAGCGCATTCGCGGCGCCGTGCGCGAGGCCGGCGAGGTCGCCTTTGTCGGCCTTCCCGCCATCCTCGGCGTGCACGCGCCCGACAGGGTGCACAAGGAGATGGAGCGGCTTGTCGGCCTGCCGATCTTCGAGATCCCGACCATGCCGCCGGCCGTGCCGGGGCTGCGGCTCCGGGAACTTTTCGAGCAGGTCCTGCCGGAGCGCGGGCTGGTCCTGGCGCCGCACCGCAAGGTCGAGCGACTCGAGCTGCGCGACGGCGGCGCCATCCTCCATTTCACCGACAATTTCGGAGAGGTCACGGTCGAGGCCGAGGCGGTGATCCTTGCCACCGGGCGGTTCCTCTCCGGCGGGCTTGCGGCCGAGCGGGGCGGCATCCGCGAGACGCTGCTCGACCTTCCCGTGGAGCAGCCGGAGACGCGGGCCGACTGGTACCGCGAGGACTATTTCGATCCGCGCGGCCACGCCATCAACCGGGCCGGGCTCCTCGTCGACGATGCGTTCCGGGTGCTCGGGCCGGATGGCGGGCCCGTCAGCTCTCGGCTCTTTGCTGCCGGTGCCGTGCTCGCTCGCCAGGACTGGGTGCGCCAGCGCTGCGGCGCCGGCATCGCGCTCGCCACCGCCTTTCGCGCCGTTGAAGAGGCCGCCGCGCTGTTGGAAGAGCGCGTCGGGTAG
- the glpA gene encoding anaerobic glycerol-3-phosphate dehydrogenase subunit A, whose product MPPSNSRPAISRPPHGTRTLETEVLVIGGGVTGTGIMRDLALRGIFSILVDKRDLNAGASGGNHGLLHSGGRYAANDTETARECMAEGDILKRIAPECIDECGGLFVAVEGDDPDFAESFAGYCSAAGIPSEALSPAEARELEPVLSDKTFAAYTVPDATIDPFRITLEQVNQASDVAGSRFLPHTEVIGFAMRDGEILGASCRDNRTGEMFAIRARQYVNAAGAWAMEIARLAGCDSVRLIYAKGTLVISNSRMATRVINRLRLPGDGDILVPGGTVSMLGTTSDRVTELENLRPTVDEVDRNLAEGIAMVPGLATARFIRAFSGVRPLLMAADSGADGRKASRGFSLFDHKDEGLSNFATVTGGKLTTFRLMAEKTCDLVASRLGNTSPCRTAEERLPVGDALRWTTPGFAARYWYSRKDPTDAILCECEMVPKSAVDSIVDEAPGAEDEMTLRAIAVRSRVGKGSCQGSFCGIRVSSYLYDRGIYRSPAGLGHMRDFFAERYKGILPVLWGKELPQAELAETLHCGLMGLDLAEPATVADDETDGGAA is encoded by the coding sequence ATGCCTCCATCGAATTCCCGTCCCGCCATCTCCCGTCCGCCACACGGAACCAGGACCCTGGAAACCGAGGTGCTCGTCATCGGCGGCGGGGTCACCGGGACGGGCATCATGCGCGACCTGGCGCTGCGCGGCATTTTCTCGATTCTGGTCGACAAGCGCGACCTCAATGCGGGCGCGTCCGGCGGCAATCACGGGCTCCTGCACAGCGGCGGGCGCTACGCGGCGAACGACACGGAGACGGCGCGCGAATGCATGGCGGAAGGCGATATCCTGAAGCGCATCGCGCCGGAATGCATCGACGAATGCGGCGGTCTCTTCGTCGCCGTGGAGGGCGACGACCCGGACTTCGCAGAAAGCTTTGCCGGCTATTGTTCTGCCGCCGGCATCCCGTCGGAGGCGCTTTCGCCTGCCGAGGCGCGGGAGCTGGAACCGGTGCTGTCGGACAAAACCTTTGCCGCCTATACGGTGCCGGACGCGACCATCGATCCGTTCCGGATCACGCTGGAACAGGTCAACCAGGCGAGCGATGTTGCCGGCAGCCGCTTCCTGCCGCACACGGAGGTGATCGGCTTCGCGATGCGCGACGGAGAGATCCTCGGCGCCTCCTGCCGCGACAACCGGACCGGCGAGATGTTCGCGATCCGCGCCCGGCAATATGTCAACGCGGCCGGCGCCTGGGCGATGGAGATCGCGCGGCTTGCCGGCTGCGACAGCGTCCGCCTGATCTATGCCAAGGGCACCCTCGTGATCTCCAATTCCCGGATGGCGACACGCGTCATCAACCGCCTCCGGCTACCTGGCGACGGCGATATTCTCGTCCCGGGCGGCACGGTCTCCATGCTCGGCACGACGTCGGACAGGGTGACCGAGCTGGAAAACCTGCGCCCGACCGTCGACGAGGTCGACCGCAATCTGGCCGAGGGCATCGCCATGGTGCCGGGCCTGGCGACGGCGCGCTTCATCCGCGCCTTTTCCGGCGTGCGGCCGCTGCTTATGGCGGCCGACAGCGGCGCCGACGGGCGAAAGGCGAGCCGTGGCTTTTCACTCTTCGACCACAAGGATGAGGGGCTTTCGAACTTTGCTACCGTCACCGGCGGCAAGCTCACCACGTTCCGGCTGATGGCAGAGAAAACCTGCGATCTTGTCGCGTCCCGGCTCGGCAACACCAGTCCCTGCCGTACGGCTGAGGAGCGGTTGCCGGTCGGCGATGCGCTACGCTGGACGACGCCGGGCTTTGCCGCCCGGTACTGGTATTCCCGCAAGGACCCAACGGACGCCATCCTTTGCGAATGCGAGATGGTGCCGAAATCGGCCGTCGATTCCATCGTCGACGAGGCCCCCGGTGCGGAAGACGAGATGACGCTGCGCGCCATCGCGGTCCGCAGCCGGGTCGGCAAGGGTTCCTGCCAGGGCTCCTTCTGCGGCATCCGCGTCTCCTCCTATCTCTACGACCGCGGCATCTACAGATCGCCGGCCGGCCTCGGCCACATGCGCGATTTCTTTGCCGAACGCTACAAGGGCATCCTGCCGGTGCTCTGGGGCAAGGAACTGCCCCAGGCCGAACTCGCCGAAACGCTCCATTGCGGGCTGATGGGCCTCGACCTTGCCGAGCCGGCGACAGTGGCCGATGACGAGACGGACGGCGGGGCGGCCTGA
- a CDS encoding (Fe-S)-binding protein produces the protein MPVIDFKAKADALLPDGASYDSCLACGLCSSGCPASGLEGMDPRRFIRMAVLGLNEELSNTPWIWTCTQCKRCAHVCPMNIDVSVLVGLARGLWPQEKKPSGIVRSCEAQMRSDSTSAMGVMPEDFVEIVEETLEEIRASDPRFANLQAPVDRQGAHFFINQNSREPAVEPEEMGPLWKVLDYVGADWTYSSSGWAAENFCMFTGDDAAWRAMVEKRVEAINRLGCKVWINTECGHSFYTLWKGVERFGLQANFEPASLVTYYAKWIREGKLPVNSDWNTRGLKFTLQDPCQLIRKSIGDPAADDLRFVVKTLVGEENFIDMQPNRNANYCCGGGGGFLQAGMNEQRRAYGKRKYDQIIATDASYVMTPCHNCHSQMEDLGHHYGGTYHVVHFWTLICLSLGLLADTERKYLGPELQDI, from the coding sequence ATGCCCGTCATCGACTTCAAGGCGAAGGCCGACGCGCTTTTGCCCGACGGGGCGAGCTACGATTCCTGCCTTGCCTGCGGGCTCTGCTCGTCGGGCTGCCCGGCCTCCGGGCTGGAGGGCATGGACCCGCGGCGCTTCATCCGCATGGCGGTGCTCGGGCTCAACGAGGAGCTTTCCAACACCCCGTGGATCTGGACCTGCACCCAATGCAAGCGCTGCGCCCATGTCTGCCCGATGAATATCGACGTCTCGGTGCTGGTCGGGCTGGCGCGGGGCCTCTGGCCCCAGGAAAAAAAACCGAGCGGCATCGTGCGCTCCTGCGAGGCGCAGATGCGCTCCGACAGCACCAGCGCCATGGGCGTGATGCCGGAGGATTTCGTTGAGATCGTCGAGGAGACGCTGGAGGAAATCCGCGCCTCCGACCCGCGCTTCGCCAACCTTCAGGCGCCCGTCGACAGGCAAGGCGCGCATTTCTTCATCAACCAGAACTCCCGCGAGCCGGCGGTAGAGCCCGAAGAGATGGGCCCACTCTGGAAGGTGCTCGACTATGTGGGCGCCGACTGGACCTACTCGTCCTCCGGCTGGGCGGCGGAGAATTTCTGCATGTTCACCGGCGACGACGCGGCCTGGCGGGCGATGGTGGAAAAGCGGGTCGAGGCGATCAACCGGCTCGGCTGCAAGGTGTGGATCAACACCGAATGCGGCCATTCCTTCTACACGCTCTGGAAGGGTGTTGAACGCTTCGGATTGCAGGCGAATTTCGAGCCGGCGAGCCTTGTCACCTACTACGCGAAGTGGATCCGGGAGGGAAAGCTGCCGGTCAACTCCGACTGGAACACCAGGGGGCTGAAATTCACCCTCCAGGATCCCTGTCAGCTCATTCGCAAGTCGATCGGCGATCCGGCGGCCGACGATCTGCGCTTCGTGGTCAAGACGCTCGTTGGTGAGGAAAACTTCATCGACATGCAGCCCAACCGCAACGCCAATTACTGTTGCGGCGGCGGTGGCGGCTTTTTGCAGGCCGGCATGAACGAGCAGCGGCGCGCCTATGGCAAGCGCAAATACGACCAGATCATCGCCACCGATGCGTCCTATGTGATGACGCCCTGCCACAACTGCCATTCGCAGATGGAGGACCTCGGCCATCACTATGGCGGCACCTACCACGTCGTCCATTTCTGGACCCTGATCTGCCTGTCGCTGGGCCTCCTTGCCGACACTGAGCGCAAATATCTCGGACCTGAGCTGCAAGACATTTAG
- the glpK gene encoding glycerol kinase GlpK: MSGHILAIDQGTTSSRAMVFDGAMKVAGVSQQEFKQHFPASGWVEHDAGEIWETVVATSRKALDAAGITAADVAAIGIANQRETVVVWDRETGAPLHRAIVWQDRRTSEFCQGLLARDLEPTFAAKTGLLIDPYFSGTKLSWLLENVEGLRAKAEAGTVCFGTVDSWVIYNLTGGKEHVTDATNASRTLLYNIDDNCWDEELCGILDVPMAMLPEVKDSADDFGTTVPELFGGEIPILGVAGDQQAATIGNACFEPGMLKSTYGTGCFAVLNTGPERVASKNRLLTTIGYRLDGQTTYALEGSIFIAGAAVQWLRDSLGIIAEAAASGPLAEQASPKEAVYLVPAFTGLGAPHWDADARGAMFGLTRNSGPAEFSRAALESVAFQTLDLLEAMKRDWQGASDDTVLRVDGGMVASDWTMQRLADILAAPVDRPSILETTAVGAAWLAGFRAGVWPDMEGFSKAWVRDRRFEPQMDEDERQVRIAGWRDAVSRTLTKHRPA; the protein is encoded by the coding sequence ATGTCCGGGCATATCCTTGCCATCGACCAGGGCACGACCTCGTCGCGGGCGATGGTCTTTGACGGCGCCATGAAGGTCGCGGGCGTCAGCCAGCAGGAATTCAAGCAGCATTTCCCGGCGTCGGGCTGGGTCGAGCACGACGCGGGCGAGATCTGGGAGACCGTCGTCGCCACATCGCGCAAGGCGCTCGACGCTGCCGGCATCACCGCTGCGGACGTGGCCGCGATCGGCATTGCCAACCAGCGCGAGACCGTCGTCGTCTGGGACCGGGAGACCGGTGCGCCGCTGCACCGGGCCATCGTCTGGCAGGACCGGCGCACCTCCGAATTCTGCCAGGGGCTGTTGGCGCGGGACCTGGAACCGACCTTTGCCGCAAAGACCGGGCTCCTGATTGATCCCTATTTCTCCGGCACCAAGCTCTCCTGGCTGCTCGAAAATGTCGAGGGCCTTCGCGCCAAGGCGGAGGCCGGAACGGTCTGTTTCGGCACGGTCGACAGCTGGGTCATCTACAATCTCACCGGCGGCAAGGAGCACGTGACCGACGCCACCAACGCCTCGCGCACGCTGCTCTACAACATCGACGACAATTGCTGGGACGAGGAGCTGTGCGGCATCCTCGACGTGCCGATGGCGATGCTGCCGGAGGTGAAGGATTCGGCGGACGATTTCGGCACGACCGTGCCGGAGCTGTTCGGCGGCGAGATCCCTATCCTCGGCGTTGCCGGCGACCAGCAGGCGGCGACCATCGGCAATGCCTGCTTCGAGCCGGGGATGCTGAAATCCACCTATGGCACCGGCTGCTTCGCCGTCCTCAATACCGGGCCGGAGCGGGTCGCCTCCAAGAACCGGCTGCTCACGACGATCGGCTATCGCCTCGACGGCCAGACGACCTATGCGCTGGAAGGCTCGATCTTCATTGCCGGCGCCGCCGTGCAATGGCTGCGCGACAGCCTCGGCATCATCGCGGAGGCCGCCGCCTCCGGCCCGCTCGCCGAGCAGGCAAGCCCCAAGGAGGCGGTCTATCTGGTGCCGGCCTTTACCGGCCTCGGCGCGCCGCACTGGGATGCCGATGCGCGCGGCGCCATGTTCGGCCTGACCCGCAATTCCGGGCCGGCGGAGTTTTCCCGCGCGGCGCTGGAATCCGTTGCCTTCCAGACGCTTGACCTCCTGGAAGCGATGAAGCGGGACTGGCAGGGCGCCTCGGACGACACCGTGCTCCGGGTCGACGGCGGCATGGTCGCCTCCGACTGGACCATGCAGCGGCTCGCCGACATCCTCGCCGCCCCCGTCGACCGGCCGTCGATCCTTGAGACGACCGCGGTCGGCGCGGCCTGGCTCGCCGGCTTCAGGGCCGGGGTCTGGCCGGACATGGAGGGTTTTTCGAAGGCCTGGGTCCGCGACCGGCGTTTCGAGCCGCAGATGGACGAGGATGAACGGCAGGTGCGGATCGCCGGCTGGCGCGACGCGGTCAGCCGGACGCTCACCAAGCACCGTCCCGCCTGA
- a CDS encoding ABC transporter substrate-binding protein: protein MRLKLLATVAVIGLVSGAAPAFAGMEEAEKWVNDEFQPSVLSKDEQMKEMEWFIKAAEPYSGMEINVLSEGVPTHEYESKVLTKAFEEITGIKVNHQILGEGEVVQAVQTQMQTNRNLYDAYVNDSDLIGTHSRLQLAVNLTDWMAGEAKEVTNPGLDLDDFMGISFTTGPDGDVYQLPDQQFANLYWFRKDWFEREDLKEKFKAKYGYELGVPVNWSAYEDIAEFFSEDVKEIDGVRIYGHMDYGKRAPDLGWRMTDAWLSMAGTGSQGEPNGRPIDEWGIRMEKDSCNPSGASVSRGGETNGPASVYAIRKWDEWLRKYAPPGAADYDFYQSLPALSQGNVAQQIFWYTAFLADMVKPQSEGNNTVDAEGTPLWRAAPSPHGPYWKDGQKIGYQDVGSWTILKSTPTDRAKAAWLYAQFVVSKTVDVRKSHVGLTFIRDSSIRHESFTERAPKLGGVVEFYRSPDRVRWSPTGINVPDYPKLAQLWWQNIGDVNSGTFTPQEAMDRLAEQMEQVMARMQAADERANVYGGCGPRLNEPKDPSEWLGKPDGPKAKLDNEKPQGETIAYEDLIKRWQ, encoded by the coding sequence ATGCGATTGAAACTACTGGCCACTGTCGCCGTCATCGGACTTGTGTCCGGGGCCGCGCCGGCCTTTGCCGGCATGGAAGAGGCGGAAAAATGGGTCAATGACGAGTTCCAGCCTTCGGTGCTCTCCAAGGACGAGCAGATGAAGGAAATGGAGTGGTTCATCAAAGCCGCCGAGCCCTACTCCGGCATGGAAATCAATGTGCTGTCGGAAGGCGTTCCGACTCACGAATACGAATCCAAGGTGCTGACCAAGGCGTTCGAGGAGATCACCGGCATCAAGGTCAACCACCAGATCCTCGGCGAGGGCGAGGTGGTGCAGGCGGTGCAGACGCAGATGCAGACGAACCGCAACCTCTACGACGCCTATGTCAACGACTCCGACCTCATCGGCACCCACTCCCGCCTGCAGCTCGCCGTCAACCTGACCGACTGGATGGCCGGCGAGGCCAAGGAGGTCACCAATCCGGGGCTCGACCTCGACGACTTCATGGGCATCAGCTTCACCACCGGTCCGGACGGCGACGTCTATCAGCTTCCCGACCAGCAGTTCGCCAACCTCTATTGGTTCCGCAAGGACTGGTTCGAGCGCGAGGACCTGAAGGAGAAGTTCAAGGCCAAATACGGCTACGAGCTCGGCGTGCCGGTCAACTGGTCGGCCTATGAGGACATCGCCGAATTCTTCTCCGAGGACGTCAAGGAAATCGATGGCGTCCGCATCTACGGCCACATGGACTACGGCAAGCGCGCGCCGGACCTCGGCTGGCGCATGACCGACGCCTGGCTGTCGATGGCCGGCACCGGCTCGCAGGGCGAACCGAACGGCCGCCCGATCGACGAGTGGGGCATCCGGATGGAGAAGGACTCCTGCAACCCGTCCGGCGCTTCGGTGTCGCGCGGCGGCGAGACCAACGGTCCGGCCTCCGTCTACGCCATCCGCAAGTGGGACGAATGGCTGCGCAAATATGCGCCTCCGGGTGCGGCCGACTACGACTTCTACCAGTCGCTGCCGGCGCTCAGCCAGGGCAACGTCGCCCAGCAGATCTTCTGGTACACCGCGTTCCTCGCCGACATGGTCAAGCCGCAGTCGGAAGGCAACAACACGGTGGACGCGGAGGGAACGCCCCTGTGGCGCGCCGCGCCGAGCCCGCACGGTCCCTACTGGAAGGACGGCCAGAAGATCGGCTACCAGGACGTGGGCTCCTGGACCATCCTGAAGTCGACCCCGACGGATCGCGCCAAGGCGGCCTGGCTCTATGCCCAGTTCGTCGTCTCCAAGACCGTCGACGTCCGCAAGAGCCATGTGGGCCTGACCTTCATCCGCGACTCCTCGATCCGGCACGAGAGCTTCACCGAACGCGCGCCGAAGCTCGGCGGCGTCGTGGAGTTCTACCGCTCGCCGGACCGCGTGCGCTGGTCGCCGACCGGCATCAACGTGCCGGATTACCCCAAGCTCGCGCAGCTCTGGTGGCAGAATATCGGTGATGTGAACTCGGGCACCTTCACGCCGCAGGAAGCCATGGATCGCCTCGCCGAACAGATGGAACAGGTGATGGCGCGCATGCAGGCGGCTGACGAACGCGCCAACGTCTATGGCGGTTGCGGCCCGCGGCTGAACGAGCCGAAGGACCCGTCCGAATGGCTCGGCAAGCCGGACGGCCCGAAGGCCAAGCTCGACAACGAGAAGCCGCAGGGCGAGACCATCGCCTATGAAGACCTGATCAAGCGCTGGCAGTAG